One genomic window of Caldivirga maquilingensis IC-167 includes the following:
- a CDS encoding pyridoxal-phosphate dependent enzyme, producing the protein MEFTCILCGYRSSEPGVCPRCGLPLLYRVDFSKFHRSNLPGVWRYINELPKPSRLISLGEGFTRIRRINGVVIKYEGNNPTGTYYDRGSAVLASVSNNGDVELTFEEDLTRSLALYLSMVGAKVTVSVDSNVDPRDLLILAKLSTRVCVNCVKNPSVDYFDPLLIEGFKTISYELIEQLNDLRAVTVPVERGALALALVKGFMELEDKGIISNMPKIIGVHVGPLKSPIGDQLRELGIKFMGVKPEDTINAVVELAKHSVFARPISASAYVAAKEIHESVAVVSGSPKVKAGLSTKVGRISRNQGLQDVILTRVPKGVPLTAYGVWKTIGEGSLLGVYKALDSLTSRGLATVMVKVVGKKKVKYYVLSYGNHNST; encoded by the coding sequence GTGGAGTTTACATGCATACTATGCGGCTACAGGAGTAGTGAACCCGGGGTATGCCCAAGGTGTGGATTACCACTACTTTATAGGGTTGATTTCAGTAAGTTTCATAGGAGTAACCTACCTGGGGTGTGGAGGTACATTAATGAGTTACCGAAGCCCAGTAGGCTTATTAGCCTTGGTGAAGGCTTCACTAGGATTAGGAGGATTAATGGTGTAGTAATTAAGTACGAGGGTAATAACCCCACCGGTACGTATTATGATAGGGGTTCAGCGGTCTTAGCCAGTGTCAGTAATAATGGTGATGTTGAGTTAACCTTCGAGGAGGATTTAACCAGGTCACTGGCATTATACTTATCCATGGTTGGTGCTAAGGTTACTGTTAGCGTTGACTCCAATGTTGATCCAAGGGACTTACTCATACTGGCTAAGTTAAGCACTAGGGTGTGCGTTAATTGCGTTAAGAACCCTTCAGTGGATTACTTTGACCCGCTCCTAATTGAGGGTTTTAAGACAATATCCTATGAATTAATTGAGCAGCTTAATGACTTAAGGGCAGTCACAGTACCCGTGGAGAGGGGTGCATTAGCCCTTGCTTTAGTTAAGGGCTTCATGGAGCTTGAGGATAAAGGCATTATCAGCAATATGCCTAAAATAATAGGCGTCCACGTGGGTCCACTTAAAAGCCCAATAGGTGATCAATTAAGGGAATTGGGTATTAAATTCATGGGTGTTAAACCTGAGGACACTATTAACGCAGTGGTTGAATTAGCCAAGCACTCAGTTTTCGCCAGACCGATTTCAGCCTCAGCCTACGTGGCAGCCAAGGAAATTCATGAATCAGTGGCAGTAGTATCTGGTTCACCTAAGGTTAAGGCTGGCCTCAGTACTAAGGTGGGGAGAATTAGTAGAAACCAGGGTCTCCAGGATGTAATATTAACAAGGGTACCTAAGGGTGTTCCATTAACAGCCTATGGGGTGTGGAAGACCATTGGTGAGGGATCACTACTTGGAGTATATAAGGCACTGGACTCATTAACCAGCAGGGGTTTAGCCACTGTTATGGTTAAGGTTGTTGGAAAAAAGAAGGTGAAGTACTACGTGTTGAGTTACGGGAATCATAATTCAACATAA
- a CDS encoding Gfo/Idh/MocA family protein: protein MCSSVRRIRVAIVGLGEVSLNHYNALRSTRYGELAGVFSHSRNRVEEVAKAWGTRPYYSFKELINDPGIDALIICSADEHHHDQAVEAMRAGKHVLVEKPLALSAREVADMAKVSLETNKVLMPVHNYVFRPKVRRAKELIESGAIGEPTYALFIVTQRLSEEVARRHHGALFTQSYHSIYTSNYLLGPPIEFQAMWGTLTYREVKSDEVFVATFRYRNGALGNIVANWAADDLSSYPFMWLDKVIGTKGTVTINSFDDVVASLQAGSFMMGKTVDYVESFKGIVRHFIDDVLAEGRKPEQSIYDALLVHDIIEGLRESAGSGRRIRYEVLSLEQLIEKYS from the coding sequence ATGTGTAGCTCAGTTAGGAGAATTAGGGTTGCTATTGTTGGACTTGGTGAAGTCTCTCTAAACCACTATAATGCTCTCAGGAGCACTAGGTATGGTGAATTAGCCGGTGTGTTTAGTCATAGTAGGAATAGGGTTGAGGAGGTGGCTAAGGCTTGGGGAACTAGGCCATACTACTCCTTCAAGGAGTTGATTAATGATCCTGGTATTGATGCTTTAATAATATGTAGTGCCGATGAGCATCATCATGATCAGGCAGTGGAGGCTATGAGGGCTGGTAAGCATGTGCTTGTTGAGAAGCCCCTAGCCTTAAGTGCCAGGGAGGTTGCGGACATGGCTAAGGTAAGCCTTGAGACTAATAAAGTATTAATGCCTGTGCATAATTACGTCTTTAGGCCTAAGGTTAGGAGGGCTAAGGAACTCATTGAGAGTGGGGCTATTGGTGAACCAACCTACGCATTATTCATTGTTACCCAAAGGTTAAGTGAGGAAGTGGCTAGGAGACATCATGGCGCATTATTCACTCAATCATACCACTCAATATACACCTCAAACTACCTCCTTGGACCACCCATTGAGTTCCAGGCAATGTGGGGTACGTTAACTTATAGGGAGGTTAAGAGTGATGAGGTCTTTGTGGCAACCTTCAGGTATAGGAATGGGGCTTTAGGCAATATTGTGGCTAATTGGGCTGCGGATGATTTATCATCATACCCATTCATGTGGCTTGACAAGGTTATTGGGACTAAGGGTACTGTGACTATTAACTCCTTTGATGATGTGGTTGCATCACTTCAAGCAGGCTCATTCATGATGGGTAAGACAGTGGATTACGTGGAGTCCTTTAAGGGTATTGTAAGGCATTTTATAGATGATGTTTTAGCCGAAGGCCGTAAACCTGAGCAGTCAATCTACGATGCATTACTAGTCCATGACATTATTGAGGGTCTTAGGGAGAGCGCTGGGTCAGGTAGGAGGATTAGGTATGAGGTATTGAGCCTTGAGCAATTAATTGAGAAGTATAGTTAA
- a CDS encoding ABC transporter permease has product MGNPLHGLWALTDRELKKWYKAPVVLIVTLIQPIVWLAFFGKSMNMTSIFTNGSVNIPGLNIPKQIIDQIAQAYLKSTFGTTDYFSFLAASMVAQITFFTAMNSGMSIVWDRRLGVLGKLLTTPVPRGSIIMGKVLNSVIRSLAQATIVLLIAVLLGMKFNTKLTPLEFALSVVGVYAALTLLSLGFSSLYLTLALRSTNWQSQMAIINLLNMPLMFASNSFYPIKMMPWWLRPIAYINPLTYVNDVTRGLLLGASSFSVPMDFLYLTIFAVVFSAIGIVLSWRFLSEA; this is encoded by the coding sequence ATGGGTAATCCACTCCATGGTCTATGGGCTTTAACTGATAGGGAACTTAAGAAGTGGTATAAGGCGCCAGTGGTCCTAATAGTAACGTTAATTCAGCCAATAGTTTGGTTAGCATTCTTCGGTAAGTCAATGAACATGACCTCAATATTCACTAACGGTAGCGTTAACATACCTGGATTAAACATACCTAAGCAGATTATTGATCAAATAGCCCAAGCCTACTTAAAGTCAACCTTCGGGACAACGGACTACTTCTCCTTCCTAGCTGCATCAATGGTTGCTCAAATAACCTTCTTCACAGCAATGAATAGTGGAATGAGTATAGTGTGGGATAGGAGACTGGGTGTATTGGGTAAGTTACTTACAACACCAGTGCCTAGGGGTAGTATAATAATGGGTAAGGTACTTAACTCAGTGATAAGGTCACTTGCCCAAGCCACCATAGTGCTGCTAATAGCCGTGCTCCTAGGCATGAAGTTCAACACCAAGTTAACCCCCCTTGAATTCGCCTTAAGCGTAGTCGGCGTCTACGCTGCATTAACGCTGCTTTCCCTAGGATTCTCATCACTGTACCTAACCCTAGCACTTCGTTCAACTAATTGGCAGTCCCAAATGGCTATAATAAATCTACTTAACATGCCCTTAATGTTCGCAAGCAACTCCTTCTACCCAATAAAGATGATGCCCTGGTGGCTTAGACCAATAGCCTACATAAACCCATTAACGTACGTTAATGATGTAACCAGGGGATTACTACTGGGTGCATCATCATTCAGTGTACCCATGGACTTCCTATACTTAACAATATTCGCAGTCGTGTTCTCGGCTATAGGGATAGTACTGTCTTGGCGCTTCCTAAGTGAAGCCTAA
- a CDS encoding HAD family acid phosphatase, translating into MAVAYVSFDIDGTLVDSTSRLKLCYVNGFIDWDCFLDCSKLHLDSPLVNAIEYANSLARRKLGILLLTGRPERMRQCTVKQLTGYGLLGFVDLIMRPNDNHDPDPVYKAQALAKVLSKYPVVVHFDDNPDTVRAIRGIGVDAVLV; encoded by the coding sequence GTGGCTGTGGCTTACGTATCCTTCGATATTGATGGTACGTTAGTGGATTCAACCAGTAGGCTTAAGTTATGTTACGTTAACGGCTTCATTGACTGGGATTGCTTCCTAGACTGCAGTAAGCTTCACCTTGACTCACCACTGGTTAACGCCATTGAGTACGCTAATTCACTGGCTAGGAGGAAACTGGGTATACTACTGTTGACTGGGAGACCTGAGAGAATGAGACAATGCACCGTTAAGCAGCTCACCGGCTACGGGTTACTGGGTTTCGTTGACTTAATCATGAGGCCTAACGATAATCATGACCCAGACCCAGTCTATAAGGCTCAGGCCTTAGCTAAAGTACTGAGTAAGTACCCTGTGGTGGTGCATTTCGACGATAACCCGGACACGGTGAGGGCAATTAGGGGTATAGGTGTTGATGCAGTATTAGTGTGA
- a CDS encoding RAD55 family ATPase yields METLQLSPLSELVQTGIPYGYLILIRGDLGMGKTLMVKRIAREILSKYPVLYITFDDDPNSIKDELSEYASRLFIVDGFNLGETTGRVMPNVVGNITELDPRQLINVMMSTLPQTKARGVIIDSVNDMLMNVDPRSLLFLLKEIKMITRRYNAVGVIVAHTTTEDLSGMIDNMEYVFDGIIEIELDPNLAQLGVPVRRLRIKRLKGTAHSIDWFYFTISKGNMMPINIDDIKKALSTTLNMQGER; encoded by the coding sequence ATGGAGACCCTTCAGTTAAGCCCATTAAGTGAACTTGTGCAAACGGGGATACCGTATGGTTACCTTATACTGATTAGAGGTGACTTAGGTATGGGTAAGACACTTATGGTTAAGCGCATTGCAAGGGAAATACTTTCAAAATACCCTGTACTATACATTACATTCGATGATGATCCTAATTCAATTAAAGACGAGCTTAGCGAATACGCGTCTAGATTATTCATAGTGGATGGATTCAACCTAGGTGAAACCACTGGTAGGGTAATGCCTAATGTTGTGGGTAATATAACTGAATTAGACCCAAGGCAGTTAATTAACGTAATGATGAGCACTTTACCTCAGACTAAGGCTAGGGGAGTAATAATAGATTCGGTTAATGACATGCTTATGAATGTTGACCCAAGGAGCCTCCTATTCCTCCTAAAGGAGATTAAGATGATTACCAGGCGTTATAATGCCGTAGGCGTCATAGTTGCCCACACGACCACTGAGGACTTGAGTGGGATGATTGATAATATGGAGTACGTGTTCGATGGAATAATTGAGATTGAACTTGATCCAAACCTAGCTCAATTGGGTGTTCCCGTTAGGAGACTCAGGATTAAGAGACTTAAGGGTACAGCCCACTCAATAGACTGGTTCTACTTCACAATATCTAAGGGCAATATGATGCCGATTAACATAGACGATATTAAGAAAGCCCTAAGCACCACACTTAACATGCAGGGGGAGAGGTAG
- a CDS encoding signal recognition particle subunit SRP19/SEC65 family protein, translated as MGKKDYWVVWRINIDSTVSRSNGRVVPRQLAVDKPTLEEIAKAASMLGLKYEAHPEKKHPRHWFEEDYVGCIYVYKVDDYSRRSLIKKLAQIVKSSRRGG; from the coding sequence ATGGGTAAGAAGGATTACTGGGTGGTGTGGAGGATTAACATTGATTCAACAGTAAGTAGGAGTAATGGTAGGGTGGTGCCCAGGCAGTTGGCTGTTGATAAGCCTACATTAGAGGAAATAGCTAAGGCAGCCTCAATGCTTGGGCTTAAGTATGAAGCCCACCCTGAGAAGAAGCATCCTAGGCATTGGTTTGAGGAGGATTACGTAGGCTGCATATACGTTTACAAGGTTGATGACTATAGTAGGAGAAGCCTTATTAAGAAACTAGCCCAAATAGTGAAGAGTAGTAGGAGGGGTGGTTAA
- the kdgK gene encoding bifunctional 2-dehydro-3-deoxygluconokinase/2-dehydro-3-deoxygalactonokinase — translation MLDLVALGEPLVQFNAVTEGPLRYVTYFEKHSAGSEANVCVAVSKLGLRSGLITRLGNDEFGFFIYEWLRGQGVDVSRIRFDPERPTGIYFVQRSYPVPGVSTVLYYRKGSAASALSPSDLDEGYIADSRVFHTTSITMAISDSAREAVVKGIEIAHRRNVMVSFDVNIRRLLWPSIEDAVKAVEGVLRNVNVLFLDENEAELLLGTKDPQVVFREVEARFGISRVILKMGIKGSVARWDGETVNSKAFQVPVKDPIGAGDAYAGVFLASVLKGLPPSRAIVRASAAAAMVVMVRGDEENLPREQDLEVFLRNYGLSDVELR, via the coding sequence ATGCTTGACTTAGTGGCACTGGGTGAACCACTGGTTCAGTTTAATGCAGTAACGGAAGGTCCATTAAGGTACGTGACGTACTTCGAGAAGCATTCAGCGGGTTCTGAAGCCAACGTATGCGTAGCAGTCTCTAAGCTCGGGCTTAGGAGCGGGTTAATAACTAGGCTTGGTAATGATGAGTTCGGGTTCTTCATATATGAGTGGCTAAGGGGGCAGGGCGTTGATGTGTCTAGGATTAGGTTCGACCCTGAGAGGCCCACTGGAATATACTTTGTTCAGAGAAGCTACCCGGTACCAGGGGTTAGTACTGTACTATACTATAGGAAGGGTTCCGCTGCCTCGGCTTTAAGCCCCAGTGACCTGGATGAGGGGTATATTGCTGATTCAAGGGTCTTCCACACAACCAGCATAACAATGGCTATAAGCGACTCAGCTAGGGAAGCGGTTGTTAAGGGGATTGAGATTGCCCATAGGCGTAACGTAATGGTGTCCTTTGATGTAAACATTAGGAGACTTCTCTGGCCAAGCATTGAGGATGCGGTTAAGGCTGTTGAGGGGGTGTTGAGGAATGTTAATGTACTTTTCCTTGATGAGAATGAGGCTGAGCTACTACTCGGAACTAAGGACCCACAGGTTGTTTTCAGAGAGGTGGAGGCTAGGTTTGGGATTAGTAGGGTTATCTTGAAGATGGGGATTAAGGGCTCAGTGGCTAGGTGGGATGGGGAGACCGTTAACTCAAAGGCATTCCAAGTACCAGTCAAGGATCCAATAGGTGCAGGGGATGCCTACGCAGGTGTCTTTCTAGCATCGGTACTTAAGGGGCTTCCACCATCTAGGGCTATAGTTAGGGCATCAGCCGCAGCGGCAATGGTAGTAATGGTTAGGGGCGATGAGGAAAACCTACCGAGGGAACAGGACTTGGAGGTCTTCCTACGTAACTATGGGTTAAGTGATGTGGAATTAAGGTGA
- a CDS encoding ATP/GTP-binding protein, whose product MVNILAVFITGTAGSGKSTLTSALADYLENQDNYVSILNLDPAAEYLPYTPDIDIRDYVSARSIMRKYKLGPNASLIAAVDLMVTRIDDIKQQISDLDPTYLIVDTPGQLEMFAFRDTGPLIVDRLSMDKSMVLFVIDSVHARTPLGLASSLLLSLSVQLRIQKTQINVLNKADLLTEEEIEDIENMIEDPDYLEVKGGSELVSRIGGVIRSVNILPEPIPVSSVNGQGLDRLHAIMEQVLTGGDKPS is encoded by the coding sequence GTGGTTAACATTCTTGCAGTATTCATTACCGGCACAGCGGGCTCAGGGAAGTCAACCTTAACCTCAGCCCTAGCCGACTACCTGGAGAATCAGGATAATTACGTCAGTATACTTAACCTAGATCCAGCAGCCGAGTACTTACCCTACACTCCTGACATTGATATTAGGGATTACGTATCGGCTAGGAGCATAATGAGGAAGTATAAACTTGGCCCAAACGCATCATTAATAGCGGCCGTTGACCTAATGGTGACTAGGATTGATGACATTAAACAGCAGATAAGTGACCTGGACCCAACCTACCTAATAGTGGATACACCTGGTCAGCTTGAAATGTTCGCCTTCAGGGATACGGGGCCCTTAATTGTGGATAGGTTATCCATGGATAAGTCCATGGTCCTCTTCGTAATAGACTCAGTGCATGCAAGAACCCCACTTGGCCTTGCCTCAAGCCTACTCCTATCACTATCAGTGCAGTTAAGGATACAGAAGACCCAGATTAACGTGCTTAATAAGGCTGATTTACTTACTGAGGAGGAGATTGAGGATATTGAGAACATGATTGAGGACCCAGATTACCTGGAGGTTAAAGGTGGGTCAGAGTTAGTGTCAAGGATAGGTGGGGTGATTAGAAGCGTCAACATTCTGCCTGAGCCAATACCCGTGAGTTCAGTTAATGGGCAGGGATTAGATAGGCTTCACGCCATAATGGAGCAGGTACTGACCGGTGGCGATAAGCCCTCGTAG
- a CDS encoding ATP-binding cassette domain-containing protein: protein MSSDSAIKAINLTKRYGPILAVDHINFDVKYGEVFGFLGPNGAGKTTTIKMLTTVTRPTEGTALVNGYDIVKQPAKVRESIGVVPQEYTSDEDLTGWENLMLIASLYGIPKKEAKERATELLNLVELSHAADRKVETYSGGMRRRLEIAMGLINTPKILFLDEPTLGLDAQTRAAIWSYVYKLKEQLGTTIFVTTHYLEEADQYCDRIAIIDHGKILAMGTPRDLKESIGGDVVSIQVAGNPELAVKVLQGVDGLSDVRVVEGYVRFKVKDGSRAVPVIFDILSKAGIRVMSISIKEPSMDEVFMEYTGHSLRDEWGSREEAMAMRRIISTARR from the coding sequence ATGTCATCAGATTCAGCCATAAAGGCTATAAACCTGACTAAGCGTTATGGCCCAATATTAGCCGTGGATCACATTAACTTCGATGTAAAGTACGGTGAGGTTTTCGGTTTCCTAGGCCCCAATGGTGCTGGTAAGACAACCACCATAAAGATGCTGACCACCGTGACTAGGCCCACTGAAGGTACTGCATTAGTGAATGGTTACGATATTGTTAAGCAACCTGCCAAGGTAAGGGAATCAATTGGTGTTGTTCCCCAGGAGTACACTAGTGATGAGGATTTAACAGGTTGGGAGAACCTAATGCTAATAGCTAGTCTCTACGGGATACCTAAGAAGGAGGCTAAGGAGAGGGCTACTGAGTTACTTAACCTAGTTGAATTATCCCACGCAGCGGATAGGAAGGTTGAAACATACTCCGGTGGTATGAGGAGAAGGCTTGAGATAGCCATGGGTCTAATTAATACACCTAAAATACTGTTCCTCGATGAACCAACACTAGGTCTTGATGCACAGACTAGGGCAGCAATATGGTCATATGTCTATAAGCTTAAGGAGCAATTGGGTACGACAATATTCGTCACCACCCACTACCTTGAGGAGGCTGACCAGTACTGTGATAGGATAGCCATAATTGATCACGGTAAGATACTTGCCATGGGGACGCCTAGGGACTTAAAGGAGAGTATTGGTGGTGATGTTGTTTCGATACAGGTCGCTGGTAATCCTGAACTTGCGGTTAAGGTGCTTCAAGGTGTTGATGGTTTAAGTGATGTTAGGGTTGTTGAGGGTTACGTTAGGTTTAAGGTTAAGGATGGGAGCAGAGCTGTGCCTGTAATCTTCGATATATTGAGTAAGGCTGGGATTAGGGTAATGAGTATATCTATTAAGGAGCCGTCAATGGATGAGGTCTTCATGGAGTACACGGGCCATAGTCTAAGGGATGAGTGGGGTAGTAGGGAGGAGGCTATGGCCATGAGGAGGATTATAAGTACTGCCAGGAGGTGA
- a CDS encoding nucleotidyltransferase family protein has translation MLSVPQTVELGLRIINSSEERGLTVRLLGGVAVYILASDVYPKVPSLSRVPKDIDLVAHVKDSSKLTSLMEDMGIEADKRFNALHGYERLMFRNPRDGTRIDVFLDVFRESHVINLKDRLEVFKPTIPPSDLLLTKLQIWSISERDIKDIVALLFKFRISNNDSMNELNINRLIELTSNDWGLYKTIMVNLSRVTEYIRSKGELSNISGDVISKINDISLKIEKAPKSMRWRLRSIIGERVKWYEEPEEVN, from the coding sequence ATGCTCAGTGTTCCGCAAACAGTTGAGTTGGGGTTGAGGATCATTAATTCAAGTGAGGAGAGGGGATTAACCGTGAGGCTACTTGGTGGTGTGGCAGTCTACATACTTGCCTCAGACGTATACCCTAAGGTGCCTTCATTATCAAGGGTCCCTAAGGACATAGACCTAGTGGCTCATGTTAAGGATTCAAGTAAGTTAACCTCATTAATGGAGGATATGGGTATTGAGGCTGATAAACGCTTCAACGCCCTTCACGGCTACGAGAGATTAATGTTTAGGAATCCTAGGGATGGTACTAGGATTGATGTATTCCTGGATGTGTTTAGAGAGAGCCATGTCATAAACCTTAAGGATCGGTTGGAGGTTTTTAAGCCCACGATACCGCCAAGTGATTTACTTCTAACGAAGCTTCAAATATGGAGTATTAGTGAAAGGGACATTAAGGATATAGTAGCCCTCCTGTTTAAATTCAGGATCAGTAATAATGACTCAATGAATGAACTAAACATTAATAGGTTAATTGAATTAACCTCAAATGACTGGGGATTATACAAGACCATTATGGTTAATTTAAGCAGGGTAACTGAGTACATTAGGAGTAAGGGGGAGTTAAGTAACATTAGTGGTGACGTAATTAGTAAAATTAATGATATTTCCCTCAAAATTGAGAAGGCGCCTAAATCAATGAGGTGGAGGCTTAGATCCATCATTGGTGAAAGGGTTAAGTGGTACGAGGAGCCTGAGGAGGTTAATTAA
- the rrp4 gene encoding exosome complex RNA-binding protein Rrp4 → MLNVTDRMIVLPGDLIGGRSNDYVIVGSVYWEGDKAYASTVAMINIKGDVKPMEVQVIPLNGAYKPRQGDIVIGYVIDILVNGWEIDIKSPYSAYLPINEATLKPVDVVTADLRNILNIGDIVLAKISDFNLAKDYPVTLTIKESRLGRIEDGTVIEIDPVKVPRVIGKRGSMVNMFKDELNCDVTVGQNGRIWVRCRNKRDELFVSQTIKFIEKESHQSGLMDKVKAIIQNYKSTSGLP, encoded by the coding sequence ATGCTTAACGTTACTGATAGGATGATAGTGCTGCCTGGGGATTTAATTGGTGGGAGGAGTAATGATTACGTCATAGTTGGGTCAGTGTACTGGGAGGGTGATAAGGCGTACGCCTCAACAGTAGCTATGATTAATATTAAGGGTGACGTGAAGCCAATGGAGGTTCAAGTAATACCACTGAATGGAGCCTATAAGCCGAGGCAGGGGGATATAGTGATAGGCTACGTAATAGATATACTGGTTAACGGGTGGGAGATTGACATTAAGTCCCCGTACTCGGCCTACTTACCCATTAATGAAGCCACATTGAAGCCTGTTGATGTCGTCACCGCAGATTTAAGAAACATACTTAACATAGGTGATATTGTTCTCGCTAAAATAAGCGACTTCAATCTAGCTAAGGATTACCCAGTGACATTAACCATAAAGGAATCTAGGCTAGGTAGGATTGAGGATGGGACTGTTATTGAAATAGACCCAGTTAAAGTACCCAGGGTTATAGGGAAGAGGGGATCTATGGTGAATATGTTTAAGGATGAACTTAACTGCGACGTAACGGTGGGCCAGAATGGTAGGATATGGGTTAGGTGTAGGAATAAACGTGATGAATTATTCGTATCACAGACTATTAAATTCATTGAGAAGGAGAGTCATCAAAGTGGATTAATGGATAAGGTTAAGGCAATAATACAGAATTATAAGTCTACATCAGGGTTACCGTAA
- a CDS encoding DUF2203 domain-containing protein has product MGRGTHVFTVNEANAIVMEIKPVLGGLMEAYKEGELGIIREQSRWLIKLSHRLGFSINPRLGIIHFPTLYRGSYDALLCYRFNEPKVMYWHWVDSAVRMRIRNINLFGSRGIENKEAG; this is encoded by the coding sequence ATGGGTAGAGGCACCCACGTCTTCACGGTTAATGAGGCTAATGCAATAGTCATGGAAATTAAACCAGTATTAGGGGGTTTAATGGAGGCGTATAAGGAGGGTGAACTAGGCATCATACGTGAACAGTCAAGATGGTTGATTAAATTATCACACAGGCTTGGCTTCAGCATAAACCCTAGGCTCGGTATCATTCACTTCCCAACACTATATAGGGGTAGTTATGATGCTTTACTATGCTATAGATTCAATGAGCCTAAGGTAATGTATTGGCATTGGGTTGATAGTGCTGTTAGGATGAGGATAAGGAATATTAACCTATTCGGCTCAAGGGGGATTGAGAATAAGGAGGCTGGTTAA
- a CDS encoding DUF981 family protein, giving the protein MALFMDPLDIFLMILGATLLSTAYTVWLTTRPIKEEDPPSEQAIARSEVTTRRSATECPATIKALSFYYMGVGAFALATGIWGLATWPLPSSYNIVLMDPWALFGVAALIVGLALYFAGSLNAASIPLAFLGIIPIVYGVDIIKYHLTTEPSLAAALYILTGLAPLLSPLVYMTNGRSMGRYMGYVVMVILILAGLIAYIIGVGATFEHTAGWVKWTPWYG; this is encoded by the coding sequence ATGGCTCTCTTCATGGATCCCCTGGATATATTCCTAATGATACTGGGGGCAACACTACTTAGTACAGCTTACACTGTTTGGTTAACCACAAGGCCGATTAAGGAAGAGGATCCACCTAGTGAGCAGGCTATAGCTAGGAGTGAGGTTACTACAAGAAGAAGCGCCACTGAGTGCCCTGCTACCATTAAGGCATTATCCTTCTACTACATGGGTGTGGGTGCCTTTGCATTAGCCACCGGTATTTGGGGTTTAGCTACATGGCCATTACCTAGTTCATATAATATAGTTTTAATGGATCCATGGGCTCTATTCGGTGTCGCAGCATTAATAGTTGGACTAGCATTATACTTCGCTGGTTCATTAAACGCAGCCTCAATACCATTAGCGTTCCTAGGCATCATACCTATAGTATATGGTGTTGATATAATTAAGTATCATTTAACCACTGAACCATCGTTAGCGGCTGCATTATACATTTTAACTGGATTAGCACCATTACTGTCACCGCTAGTGTACATGACTAATGGTAGGAGCATGGGTAGGTACATGGGTTACGTAGTGATGGTAATATTGATACTAGCTGGGCTTATCGCCTACATTATAGGTGTGGGAGCTACCTTTGAGCATACGGCCGGTTGGGTTAAGTGGACGCCCTGGTATGGTTAA
- a CDS encoding TIGR00296 family protein — MFKPYNLEQGKFLVRLARRAVEEFIRSKRIIKPPEDTPSRLLEDNYGVFTTIETIREDGSTELRGCIGFPRGNVNTVKATINSALAAAFDDPRFAPLDVNELESVIFEVSVLSPLEEAKFNSPKELVNLVKVGVHGLVIERGMYSGLLLPQVPVEYCWDTVMFLDEACEKAYLRPECWAEKGTRVYTYEAQIFREKGPRGDVYERDLIEELKKCHLDEA; from the coding sequence GTGTTTAAGCCGTATAACCTTGAACAGGGAAAATTCCTAGTTAGGTTAGCTAGAAGGGCGGTGGAGGAGTTCATAAGAAGTAAGCGTATTATAAAGCCACCTGAGGATACGCCCAGTAGGCTGCTTGAGGATAATTACGGGGTCTTCACAACTATAGAAACCATTAGGGAGGATGGATCAACTGAATTAAGGGGATGCATAGGTTTCCCAAGGGGTAATGTTAATACGGTTAAGGCTACTATAAACAGTGCCCTAGCCGCTGCCTTTGATGACCCAAGGTTTGCGCCACTTGATGTTAATGAACTTGAGTCCGTGATATTTGAAGTAAGTGTATTAAGTCCCCTTGAGGAGGCTAAGTTTAATTCCCCTAAGGAATTAGTTAACTTAGTTAAGGTTGGTGTCCACGGCTTAGTAATAGAGAGGGGGATGTATAGTGGGTTGCTTCTTCCTCAAGTACCCGTTGAGTACTGTTGGGATACAGTAATGTTCCTTGATGAGGCTTGTGAGAAGGCTTACCTAAGGCCTGAGTGCTGGGCTGAGAAGGGTACTAGGGTTTACACCTATGAGGCTCAAATATTTAGGGAAAAGGGGCCTAGGGGGGATGTTTATGAAAGGGATCTTATTGAGGAATTAAAGAAGTGTCACCTTGATGAGGCATAA